One segment of Rosa chinensis cultivar Old Blush chromosome 6, RchiOBHm-V2, whole genome shotgun sequence DNA contains the following:
- the LOC112173309 gene encoding putative receptor protein kinase ZmPK1: MDPLFLILLLSLAITSPTSSSTSDSLSEGSSLSVEKPEDVLISPAGVFTAGFHQVGNNSYCIAIWFNEPSSSSSPDSYQNRTVVWMANRDQPVNGKRSMLSLLKTGNLILTDAAQSHVWTTTTTSISPARLSLHDSGNLVLLNLKTKVVLWQSFDSPTDTLLPLQPFTRTAILVSSRSQSNFSSGFYKLFFDNDNLLRLLFDGPEISSVYWPNPAYVSWDNERSTYNSSRTAVLDSLGSFASSDNLTFLAADYGAKLQRRLTIDFDGNVRLYSRKMPGESWVVSWQAFSDPCVIHGICGANSICSYDPSSGRKCSCLSGYQMENHTDWSSGCQPEFQFSYGEGESRFLQLAQVEFYGYDYNEYQNYSYGDCEKRCLVLDNCKGFQYTFDSGVYKCNPKTQLRSGHRWNTQGYFYLRLPKAHLFSNTDIKPLTNLGFSCTEKVVDLGREYVKDRVSKPEKFLLWFAYGVGGVEIICIILVWGLLSSTFSKSNEDIHGYLLTATGFKRFGYAELKTATRGFSEEIGRGAGGVVYKGILADQRVAAIKLLGEANQAEAEFLAEASTIEKVNHMNLIEMWGYCSEGKHRLLVYEYMEHGSLAQKLASHELDWENRFEIAVGTAKGLAYLHEECLEWVLHCDVKPQNILLDSNFQPKVADFGLSKILNRDELRNSSFSRIRGTRGYIAPEWVYNLPITSKVDVYSYGVVVLEMVTGKNPTMDVEITDGEQRRLIMWVREKLNGTEIASRIGEIIDPSFEGNYDVEKMEILLTVALHCVEEDKDSRPTMSQVVEMLQHHGKESQWQ, translated from the coding sequence ATGGATCCTCTGTTTCTCATTCTACTTCTCTCTCTGGCCATCACTTCTCCAACTTCATCTTCAACCTCCGACTCATTGAGTGAAGGGTCATCTCTCTCTGTAGAGAAACCAGAAGATGTTCTGATTTCACCTGCTGGTGTTTTCACCGCCGGCTTTCATCAAGTTGGCAACAACTCATATTGCATTGCCATTTGGTTCAACGagccatcatcatcatcgtcaCCAGACTCCTACCAGAACCGAACTGTAGTCTGGATGGCAAATCGTGACCAACCAGTCAACGGGAAGCGCTCAATGCTCTCCCTCCTCAAAACTGGTAATCTCATCTTAACTGATGCTGCTCAATCCCATGTTTGGACTACAACCACCACCTCAATCTCCCCTGCCCGTTTAAGCCTCCACGACTCCGGTAATCTGGTTCTGCTTAATCTGAAGACGAAGGTTGTTCTATGGCAGAGCTTTGACTCCCCAACTGATACCCTTCTTCCACTCCAACCATTCACCAGAACCGCCATACTTGTCTCCTCCAGAAGCCAGAGCAACTTCTCCTCTGGCTTCTATAAGCTCTTCTTCGATAATGATAACCTTCTCCGACTACTCTTTGACGGCCCTGAGATTTCTAGTGTCTACTGGCCCAACCCTGCATATGTGAGCTGGGATAATGAAAGGTCTACTTACAACAGCAGTAGAACTGCCGTGCTTGATTCCTTGGGCAGTTTTGCCTCTTCGGACAATCTGACTTTTCTTGCAGCTGATTATGGTGCAAAGTTGCAGAGAAGATTGACTATTGATTTTGATGGAAATGTTCGATTGTATAGCCGAAAAATGCCAGGAGAGAGTTGGGTGGTTTCATGGCAAGCCTTTTCAGACCCTTGTGTGATTCATGGAATTTGTGGAGCAAACAGCATCTGTAGCTATGATCCCAGTTCTGGTAGGAAATGCTCTTGCCTTTCAGGATATCAGATGGAAAATCATACTGATTGGTCTTCGGGGTGTCAACCGGAATTTCAATTCTCTTATGGAGAAGGTGAGTCTCGTTTTCTCCAACTTGCCCAAGTTGAGTTCTATGGTTACGATTATAATGAGTACCAAAATTATAGCTATGGTGATTGTGAGAAAAGATGCTTGGTACTGGATAACTGCAAGGGGTTTCAGTACACCTTTGATTCTGGTGTTTATAAGTGTAATCCCAAGACGCAGTTGCGAAGTGGGCACAGGTGGAACACTCAAGGTTACTTCTATCTGAGACTGCCCAAGGCTCACCTCTTCTCTAACACAGACATAAAGCCCCTGACGAACCTTGGTTTTAGTTGCACAGAAAAAGTTGTTGATCTCGGGAGGGAGTATGTTAAAGATCGTGTCAGTAAGCCAGAGAAATTCCTGCTTTGGTTTGCCTATGGAGTTGGGGGAGTTGAAATCATTTGTATCATTTTGGTTTGGGGTTTATTGAGCAGTacattctcaaaatcaaatgaaGATATTCACGGCTACCTTCTTACTGCAACCGGGTTCAAAAGATTTGGCTACGCTGAGCTCAAGACTGCAACGCGGGGTTTTAGTGAAGAAATTGGGAGAGGAGCAGGAGGAGTTGTTTACAAAGGCATATTGGCTGATCAGCGAGTGGCAGCGATTAAGCTGCTCGGTGAAGCTAACCAAGCAGAAGCCGAATTTCTAGCAGAAGCTAGTACTATTGAGAAGGTGAatcatatgaacttgatcgagaTGTGGGGATATTGCTCAGAGGGAAAGCACAGGCTTCTTGTTTATGAGTACATGGAGCATGGTTCCTTGGCACAGAAGTTAGCTTCCCATGAGCTTGATTGGGAGAATAGGTTTGAGATTGCTGTCGGCACTGCAAAGGGTCTAGCTTATTTGCACGAAGAGTGCTTGGAGTGGGTTCTACATTGTGATGTAAAGCCTCAAAACATACTGTTGGACTCCAATTTTCAACCAAAGGTTGCAGATTTCGGGCTCTCCAAGATTCTTAACAGAGATGAGCTCAGGAATTCAAGCTTTTCAAGGATACGAGGAACCAGAGGTTACATTGCTCCGGAGTGGGTGTATAATCTTCCCATCACATCCAAAGTGGATGTATACAGCTATGGAGTGGTTGTATTGGAGATGGTGACCGGAAAGAACCCGACAATGGATGTGGAAATCACTGATGGTGAGCAGAGAAGACTAATTATGTGGGTGAGGGAGAAACTAAATGGAACTGAAATTGCGTCCAGAATCGGAGAGATCATAGATCCCTCGTTTGAAGGCAACTATGATGTGGAAAAGATGGAAATTTTGTTAACAGTAGCTTTACATTGTGTGGAAGAAGACAAAGATTCAAGACCAACCATGAGTCAAGTCGTTGAGATGCTTCAACACCACGGCAAAGAATCTCAGTGGCAATGA
- the LOC112173310 gene encoding putative receptor protein kinase ZmPK1, with product MASLFHIFLLFLAIYSQISSSTSDTLNKGSSLSVEKPDDVLTSPDGVFTAGFHQVGNNSFCFAIWYSEPFDHYKYRTIVWMANRDQPVNGKHSKLSLLKTGDLILTDAGQSNVWSTATTSVSPANLSLHNSGNLVLLNSEHVILWQSFDYPTDTLLSSQPLTRSTILVSMRSPSNYSSGFYKLFFDNDNLLRLLFDGLEVSSVYWFEPWLTGRDAGRSTDNSSRVAVMDSLGKFTSSDTYTLIASDYGAAWQRRLTVDCDGNVRLHSRAKPGDRWIVTGQIIQDPCKIHGVCGPNSVCSYEPGTGRKCSCIPGYKMSNLTDWYYGCEPEFNYTCGRGESSFFKLSKLEFFGYDYGYFTNYTFMECQDLCLQLCNCKGFQYSRIPSLSIYSCYPKTVLLNGYRSPSFFGDIYLRVPKIHLSSYGLPQQDYSLSCLDKVVELDRTYEKSRVTGLVKFLLWFACGVGGFEIICILLVLGLITRNRRDSTEDKYGYHLAATGFKRFSYAELKKATRGFSEEIGRGAGGVVYKAVLADHRVAAIKRLNETNQGEGEFSAEVNTIGRLNHMHLIEMWGYCSEGKHRLLVYEYMEHGSLAQKLASNVLDWEKRFEIALGTAKGLAYLHEECLEWVLHCDVKPQNILLDSNYQPKVADFGLSKLLDRDDLKNWSFSRIRGTRGYIAPEWVYNLPITSKVDVYSYGVVVLEMVTGKNPIKPDVDAIDGEQRRLIMWVREKLHNGTSASEIEARIGDVIDPSFEGKYDVKKMGILLGVALHCVEEDRDARPTMSQVVEMLVPLDKDQEH from the coding sequence ATGGCTTCTCTGTTtcacatttttcttctttttcttgcaaTTTATTCCCAAATCTCGTCTTCAACCTCCGACACTCTGAATAAAGGCTCATCCCTATCTGTAGAGAAACCAGACGATGTTTTAACTTCACCGGATGGAGTTTTCACCGCCGGGTTTCACCAAGTCGGCAACAATTCATTTTGCTTTGCTATTTGGTACAGTGAGCCATTTGACCACTACAAATACAGAACCATAGTCTGGATGGCCAACCGTGACCAGCCAGTCAATGGCAAACACTCAAAGCTCTCCCTCCTCAAAACTGGTGATCTCATCTTAACCGACGCTGGTCAATCCAATGTTTGGTCCACAGCCACCACTTCAGTCTCTCCGGCGAACTTAAGCCTCCACAATTCCGGCAATCTTGTTTTGCTCAACTCGGAGCATGTCATTCTATGGCAGAGCTTTGATTACCCTACTGATACTCTTCTTTCGAGCCAACCACTCACCAGAAGCACAATCCTTGTCTCCATGAGAAGCCCGAGCAACTACTCCTCAGGCTTCTACAAGCTCTTCTTTGACAATGACAACCTTCTCCGGCTACTCTTCGACGGTCTTGAGGTTTCAAGTGTGTATTGGTTTGAGCCGTGGCTCACAGGCCGAGACGCCGGAAGGTCCACAGATAACAGCAGTAGAGTTGCCGTGATGGATTCCCTAGGCAAGTTTACTTCATCGGACACCTATACTTTGATCGCTTCCGATTATGGTGCAGCTTGGCAGAGAAGACTGACGGTTGATTGTGATGGAAATGTTCGGTTGCACAGCCGGGCCAAACCCGGAGACAGATGGATTGTGACAGGGCAGATCATTCAAGATCCTTGTAAGATTCATGGGGTTTGTGGTCCTAATAGTGTGTGCAGCTATGAGCCTGGCACCGGAAGAAAATGTTCTTGCATTCCTGGTTACAAAATGTCAAATCTTACTGATTGGTATTATGGTTGTGAACCTGAGTTCAATTACACTTGCGGTAGAGGTGAGTCTAGTTTCTTCAAGCTCTCGAAGCTCGAGTTTTTCGGGTACGATTACGGATACTTCACCAACTACACCTTTATGGAGTGTCAGGATCTTTGTTTGCAGCTGTGTAACTGCAAAGGGTTCCAATACTCTCGAATCCCAAGCCTTAGTATATATAGCTGTTATCCGAAAACAGTGTTGCTCAATGGTTACAGGTCTCCTAGCTTTTTCGGAGACATATATTTGAGAGTGCCAAAGATACATCTGTCATCTTATGGATTGCCACAACAAGATTATAGTTTGAGTTGCTTAGATAAGGTGGTTGAGCTAGACAGAACCTACGAGAAGAGCCGTGTAACTGGTCTAGTGAAATTTTTGCTATGGTTTGCCTGTGGAGTTGGAGGGTTCGAGATCATTTGTatacttttggttttgggtctaATAACTCGAAACCGGAGAGATTCCACTGAGGATAAGTACGGTTACCATCTTGCTGCAACTGGATTCAAGAGGTTTAGCTACGCTGAGCTTAAGAAGGCGACGCGGGGTTTTAGTGAAGAAATTGGAAGAGGAGCAGGAGGTGTTGTTTACAAAGCTGTGTTGGCTGATCATCGAGTTGCAGCGATCAAGAGGCTTAATGAAACCAACCAAGGAGAAGGTGAGTTTTCAGCAGAAGTCAACACTATTGGGAGGCTGAACCATATGCATTTGATTGAGATGTGGGGATATTGCTCGGAGGGAAAGCACAGGCTTCTTGTTTATGAGTACATGGAGCATGGTTCCTTGGCACAAAAGTTAGCTTCCAATGTCCTTGATTGGGAAAAGAGGTTTGAGATTGCTCTAGGCACTGCAAAGGGTCTTGCTTATTTGCATGAAGAATGTTTGGAGTGGGTTTTACATTGTGATGTGAAGCCTCAAAACATACTCTTGGACTCCAATTATCAACCAAAGGTTGCAGATTTTGGCCTATCCAAGCTCCTCGACAGAGATGACCTTAAGAACTGGAGCTTTTCGAGGATACGAGGAACTAGAGGTTACATTGCTCCGGAGTGGGTTTACAATTTGCCTATCACATCCAAAGTGGATGTGTACAGCTATGGGGTTGTGGTGTTGGAGATGGTGACCGGAAAGAACCCGATTAAGCCGGATGTGGATGCCATTGATGGTGAGCAGAGAAGGCTGATCATGTGGGTGAGGGAGAAATTACATAATGGAACTTCTGCTAGTGAAATTGAAGCTCGGATAGGAGACGTCATAGACCCTTCGTTTGAAGGTAAATATGATGTAAAAAAGATGGGGATTCTGTTGGGAGTGGCTTTACATTGCGTAGAGGAAGACAGAGACGCGAGACCAACTATGAGCCAAGTCGTTGAGATGCTTGTGCCGCTTGACAAAGACCAAGAACATTAG